The Natrinema amylolyticum genome includes the window GGCCTCGTCGTCGGCGCGGATCACGCTCGGCTCGAAGAAGGCCGACGGCGGCGCGTCGTCGTAGTAGCCCATCGCCGTGTTCGCGTTGATATTCGAGACGGCCAGGCCGGTGTCCGAGAGGGCCTCGAGAACGGCGTCGCGATCGGCGTCATCGAAGTCGGGGAAGTAGGCGTGGGGATCGTCGCCGAGCAGTTCGACGCCGGCGTAACCGTGGTCGGCGATTCGGCGGACGGCTTCGGGGAGGGAGCGGCGCGTGTACGCGTTCGTCGAAAAAGCGAGTTTGACCATCGGTCTGCGCCTCGTACACCGGACGGCCACTAATTCGTTGGCCCGTCATACTCGAAGCGCGCTCAGCGACCGGTCGTACGTCGTGCGCCACCGCAGCGTCACAGTGCGCCGCCACGCGTGGGTAGTCACGTCTGCCAACGTGGGTTAGTCACGTCACGTCGAAGACGCGAGCGAGGCCCACCGCGGGAACGAGAAAGACGGCGGCAGCGATCCCCCACTGGATCCCGACCACCGCGGCGAAGGCCGCGTCGAGTAACACGAGCCCGAGGACGCACGCCCCGACCGCCGGCCCGACGGTGCTCGGCACCGGATCGGCGTACGCGGCTCGCAGGGGTCGGCCGACCCACCAGCAGAACGCGGCGGCGAACGCGATTGCAGCTACCGTCTCGAGCGCGGCCGGACCGACGGCGACGAGAACCCAGCCGACGGCGAGCGCCGCTGCGCCCGCACCCAGAGCGGCGACCGCGACGGCCCCACGATTCCCGCCTTCGGTCTCTCGAGCGGCGATGAACGTGACGGCAGCGATGTAGCCGGTAACGACGGCGGGGACGGCGAGCAGTCGAACCGGTGCCCCGAGTACCACACCCCCGGCCGCGGTCGTGCCCAGCACGACGTTCAGCCCGCGCGTCGTCCCCATCGCGAGGAAACCGGCGGCGGTCCCCTTCAGGAGGCCGTCGTAGGCGACGATGGCGACGGCGACCAGCCCGGCGGCGACGGCGGCGGGGCCGCCCGCGACGGCGAACGCGATCCCGACCGCGAGAACCAGGAGCGCGAATCCGAGTCCGAACGCGGTGGGCCGAGAGACGCGACCGGACGGAATCGGACGTTCGGGCCGCTCTCGAGCGTCGACGGGCGCGTCGAAGGCGTCGTTGAGCGTCGTCCCAGCGGCGTAGAGGAGCACCGAACTGGCCGCGAGTCCCGCGACCGTGACCGGCAGCGGCTCGTGGCCGGCGGCGGCGACGAGCGCGGCCCCGAGGAGCACGTCCGGCGGCGCCGTAAAGAGGTTCGGCAGGCGGACCAGTTCGGCGTACGCGCCCGCGATGGCTCGGCCGCCGGTGTCCCGATCCGTCTCCTCGAGCGCGCCCGAGTCGCCGTCTCCGTCGGTTCCCGATCGGACGCCGCCGGCCACCCTACGCCCACCCGCGTTCCTCGAGGTAGTCCATCGCTTCCCGCGCGGTCTCGATCGGCGTCTCCTCGTAGGGGTAGAGTTCGACGGTGACGAAGCCGTCGTAGCCCCGTGTCTCGAGTTCGCCCAGGAAGGCGTCGATGTCCATCGCCCCGTCGCCGAGTCGGGTGTGCTCGTGGGTCCGGTCGGCGGGGATGTCCTCGAGGTGGTAGTGGCTCGTGTGGTCCCAGAGCGGTTCGACGAGTTCGGCCGGGTCCTCGCCGACGCAGTAGAAGTGGCCGGCGTCGAAGTTACAGCGCACGCGTGGCGAGTCGACGCGCTCGAGGAGGGCGAGGAACTCGTCTGCGGTCTCGATCAGCAGGTCGGGTTCGGGCTCGACGAGCAGGTCGACGTCGAGGTCCTCGGCCGTGGGGATGAGTTCCTCGAGACTGTCGACGAAGGTATCCATCGCCCACTCGCGGGACTTGCCCTCGGGAATCGGCCCGCCGGGTTCGATCGAGATGTAGGGGAGGCCGAGGTCGGCCGCGGTCTCGAGCGCCGCGAGGGTGTAGTCGATCCGTTTCCGTCGGTACTCCTCGTCCGGTTCGATATAGGAGGGGTGGTGAAAGCCCTCGATCGCGGTCAGCATGAAGGCGTTGCCGTTGCTGACGGCGATGTCGTTCCGCTCGAGGACTTTCTCGACGCGCTCGCGCTCGTCGTCGGTGCAGTCGGGCGGATAGAGGTGCGGCTCGTCGAGCAGCAGTTCGACGCCATCGTAGCCCGCGTCGGCGATGGCCTCGATCGCGTCCTCGAGTTGGTACTCCCGGAAGGCGTTGGTGGAGAAGCCGAACTGCATCGTCAGGCCTCGTAGTCGAAGTTCGGCGATTGGTCGAAGAACTCGTAGGGGTTCTCGAAGACCACTTTGCGGACCTCCTCGCGATCCCAGCCCCGGTCGAGCATCGTGTCGCGGGCCTTCGGCACCGCCAGCGGATCGGACGGATCCCAGTCGGCCGCGCTGTTGAAAATCATGTTGTCGGTGCCGTACTCCTCGAGCAGGTCGATCGCCGACTCGGTCTCGATCTTCCCGGGATAGAGCGTGAAGCCGATCCAGCAGTCCGTCCGCGTCGAGATGTCGATCGTGTTTTCGGTGTTGTGGTCGATGATGATCCGCTCCTGGGTGACGCCCATCTCCTCGATGATCTCGACGATGCGTTCGGTGCCCGACGGCTTGTCGGTGTGGGGCGTGTGAATGATGACCGGGAGTTCGCGCTCTTCGGCGATCTCGAGTTGCCGGCGGAACGCCCACTCCTCGTCGTCGGTGACCTGATCGAACCCGATCTCGCCGACGCCGACGACCGGGTCTCGGTCGAGGTACTCCGGAATCCGGTCGACGACCGCCTCGGCCATGTCGCGGTAGTTGGCTTCCTTCGGCTCGAGGCCGATCGTCACGTAGTGGTCCATGCCGGCGGCCCGGTCGGCGCGGTCGGTCTCGTGCTCGATGATCTGCTCGAAGTAATCGAAGAAAGAGCCGGCGTTGCGTTTGTCCTGACCGCTCCAGAACGCGGGCTCGATACAGCACTCGATACCCGCCCGCCGCGCTCGCCGGTAGTCGTCGGCCGAGCGCGAGACCATATGCATATGCGGATCGATAATTCGCATACAGGCCGTGCCACGAGTAAACGGTTTGGTGCTGCCGGTCGTTCGACCGACAAACTCGAGGTTGATGACGGGCCGTTGACTGGTCCCGGCGGCGGAATACGGTGTTACGACCGGGCAAAACCGTGTTACTTCCGCTACGCGAGTCATAACGAAAGCCGTCCGCCCACCACTCTCGTGGGAATGCTCCCAATCGAACCAGCGATGGCCGCGGGACGGTGGCGTGTGGCCGAATCCGGTAGTCCCGGGGACCGACGGAGGTCGGAATTCGACTGTACCCGCCCGTCCAGACGGAACGATTCCCGATGAGCCAGGGGACGGAGTCGGCGGACGACGAGCGAACCGGCGTCTGGCTCGTCGGCGCTCGAGGGAACGTCGCGACGATGTCCATCGTCGGTGCCCGCGCCATCTCCCAGGGGCTGACCGACACGACCGGGATGGTCACGGAACGCGACCCGGTCTCGAGTCTCGATCTCCCGCCGGTCGAGGGACTCGTCTTCGGCGGTCACGACATCGAATCGGAGTCGCTCGTCGCACGGGCCGAGCGCCAGCGCGATCGGAACGGCGTTCCCGACGCCGACACGCTCGAGTCGGTCCAGGACGATCTGGCCGCCATCGACGAGCGGATCGAAGTCGGGACGGCAGTCAACTGCGGTGCGGCCGTCTCCGAGGAGAGCGAACGGTTAGACGAGAGCCTGTCGATCCGGGACGTCGTCGATCAGATCCGGGACGACTACGAGACCTTCCGCGACACGCACGACCTCGATCGCCTCGTGGTCGTCAACGTCGCCTCGACGGAACCCGAACTGGCGGAGCCGGAGCGCTACGACACTCGCGACGCCCTCGAGCGAGCGATCGACGATGACGACCGCGACCTCCCGGCGAGCGTCCTCTACGCCTACGCCGCGATCGTCGATGACCACCCGTTCGTCAACTTCACGCCGAGTACGGGCAACGCACTCGGCGGCGTCCGCGAACTCGCGGCCGAAAACGGCGTCCCCCACATGGGCCGCGACGCGAAGACCGGCGAGACGCTCGTCAAATCCGCGCTCGCGCCCATGTTCGCCGGGCGCAACCTGCACGTAATGAGCTGGGAGGGCCACAACATCCTCGGCAACGAGGACGGCCTCGTCCTCGAGGACGAGGCGAACGCCGCGGGCAAGCTCGCGAGCAAGGGTGACGTGCTCGATTCGATCCTCCCCGACATCGGCCACAACCGCGTTCGAATCGACTACACCCCGTCGCTGGCCGACTGGAAGACCGCCTGGGACTACATCCACTTCGAGGGCTTTCTCGAGACGGAAATGAAGATGCAGTTCACCTGGGAAGGGTCCGATTCCGCGCTGGCCGCGCCGCTCGTCCTCGATCTGGTGCGGCTGGTCGCCCACGCCGACGAACACGACGACGGCGGGCTCCAGCCCCACCTCGCGTCGTTCTTCAAGGCCCCGATCGGCGTGGACGAACACGACTTCTCTCGGCAGCTGGATCGACTATACGACTACGCCGAGCGGCATCGCTGACGACGACCGTCCGCTCTCCCGTTCCCGCATCGAACCCGAACGCCATGACCGTCACCCCCACCCACATCGCCCATACCGCGAACGATGACTGAATCACCGAGTACAGAGACGACCGACACCGCTGGCCGCGCGATCGTCCTCGACGTCGTCGGCCTCCAACCCCACCATATCGACGCCGAGCGAACGCCGACCCTTGAGTCGCACTTCCCGACCGAATCGGTGACCGACCTCCGGCCGCCGTTCCCCGCCGTCACGGTGCCCGCCCAGACGACGCTCGCGACCGGGCGCGGTCCCGGCGAGCACGGCGACGTCTCGAGTGGCGAGTACGACCGCGAGCGCGACGCCGCCGAGTTCTGGGAGCGCGACCGCAACGGTCGCGACCGGATCTGGGAGACCGCCAGCGACGAGGCGGGGCTGACCACCGGCGTCCTGAACTTCCAGCACCTGATCGGGACGAGTGCCGACGTCGCGGTCACCCCCTCGCCGATCGAGGACGAGAACAACGACATCCTCGAGATGAACTGCTGGACCAATCCGGACGGCTTCTACGACGACCTCCGCGAGGAGCTGGGCCACTTCCCGCTGCACAACTACTGGGGCCCCGGCGCGAACGAGGAGGGGAGCCGTTGGATCCTCGCAGCCGCGCGAGAGGCGATCGATCGCTTCGATCCCGATCTGCTGTGGATCTACGTCCCGCATCTGGACTACGTCGGCCAGAGCGACGGACCCGAAAGCGACGCCTTCCAGGAGGAACTCGCCGTCGTCGACGATCTGCTCGCGGCGTTTCTCGACGACCTCGCCGAGACCGACCGCTGGGAGGAGACCGTCCTCACGCTCGTCAGCGAGTACGGCTTTCACGACGTGGATCGGCCGGTGTTCCCGAACCGCGCGCTTCGCGAGGCCGACCTCCTCGAGACCGACGGGGACGGCGACGTCGACGTCGCCGCCTCGGACGCATTCGCCATGGTCGACCATCAGATCGCCCACGTCTACGCCGACGACGGGTCGACCGACGCCGCTCGCGACACGCTCGCAGGACTCGAGGGGGTCGACGCCGTTCTCGATGAATCGAGCAAGGCCGAGCGCGGGATCGACCACCCGAACGCGGGCGAGTTCGTCCTCGTGGCCGATCCCGACAGCTGGTTCCAGTACTACTGGTGGACGGACCGCGCGAACGCACCGCCGTACGCGACCGAGATGGACATCCACGCCAAACCCGGCTTCGATCCCTGCGAACTGTTCTTCGGCGACGAGGGACTCGTCTCGCTCGACGCCTCGAAGGTCAGCGGCTCTCACGGCCGCGTCGACGAGTCCGCATTCGGGACGTTCGGCCTCGGCGGCCCGGCCGCACCTGCGCTCGAGGGCGACGAGCCCGTCGACGCCACTGACGTGACGCCGACGCTCGTCGATCTGTTAGGGCTCGAGGGGGCGCTCTCGACGGACATCGCCGGCTCGTCGATTCGTCCGGACCGAGAGTAAGGGGCGATCGGTCGCCGTTCTCGAAGGAAACACCGGTTGATGTCGGTGAAATAACGGGTCAACGTGCGTGATATCGTGCCACTGCGGGCCCGGAACGGAACGTTTTTCATTAGGCCTCGGCAACAACCAGTTGCGAAGCACGCCCCGACGGTTCGCTGAACGCGGTGACGCGAGCCCGGTGCGAGCACAGATCGCTCCGTTGGTGTAGTCCGGCCAATCATTTCGGCCTTTCGAGCCGATGACCTGGGTTCAAATCCCAGACGGAGCACTACAGCGAACGAACGTTTGTGAGTGAGCGAAGCGCGCACGGATGGGATTTGAAGTAGAGAAACGCGAGCGATAGAGAGCGTTTCGCGTGGTTCAAATCCCAGACGGAGCATTTCTCAGCAACCCATTTCGTGAGCCGGAAATGCAACCCTGGATTTGAAAGAGATCAGTTGCGTGCAGCGTAGCGAACACGTTTGGGAGTAGTTCAAATTCCAAATCGGATTCACAGTCAGACAATGCTCGAGTCTCTCCCGGCCGGAACACACGGAGTCTCTCGAAGCGAGTGTCGATACTTTCGTCACTCCAGTCTACGGTTTCGATCTGTACGTCGTACCTGGATAGCGATTCGATCGAAACGAATACGAGTCCGAGGAGCAGCAGTCGAGCGTCTCACTCGAGTTTCCGAAAGCAGTTCTGACAGAACGACGCGACCGAGTCGTTGTCAGCGGCACACGCGGAACACTGATCGGCGCGAGTCGCCGGTGTCTGCGAATCGGATGGGGGCCCAAAGAGGCGTTTCTGTGGATCGGCGTACGCGTCGATAACGTCGCCCCACGTGACTGCGGGATCAGTGTGACCCGCGCGATCGCTCGTGCGGGCGATCAGTGAACTCCGCTGCATGCGGACGAGCCCGTACCAGAATCCGAGGAAACAGACCGACGGGAGGAGGCAGAGTGACAGGATCGCCCCCACGAATATCAGGGTCATACCGGCCGTTTCTTCGCCCGATCTATGACTGCGCTCATGGAATTGTCCGCGAGTCATAACCGTCTCCCAGCGGTCACTGATATCGCGCGGTTCTCCGGCGATCGAACTTGAGAGACAGCGCCTCGTTACGACTCCGTCTCCGTGAACCCGGTTGCGACGGGTGTAAAGTGGCGTATGACCCGTTCGCTATGAAATAATGTCAGAAATATAATCTTTTTTGGAGAGGTTTTTTCATGAGTTCGAAGACCGAATTCCCCCATCGTCGCTCTCGTTTCGGAGACTTCGTCGAAGTTCGTCTCCGGCAACCGTCGACGAGCGGGTCAGTGTTCTTTCACCAATTCGCACCTCTGCACGACTTGTGCGCACACATTACAACACCGTCTCAAAAGAAGCGGATAGAACTGGATATTCGTAAACCCCTAGTATGAGGAGTGCTTCATACCGAACAATGACCTACGAACACCTGGATTCAGATCTGGTAAACGAACTGCTCGACGACGGCCGCGCGAGTCTGCGAAGTCTCGCCGAGGAACTCGACGTCTCCGTCACCACCGTGTCGAACCACCTCTCCGATCTCGAGGACGAGGGCGTGATCGAGGGCTACACGCCGAAGATCGACTACGACGCGGTCGGCTACGACGTGACCGCCGTCATGCAACTCAAAGCCGAAGGGAACGCGCTCCCCGAGATCACGGAGACGCTGAAGGATCACCGCCAGATGATCTCCGTCTACGAAGTTACGGGAGATTACGACGTGATCGCCATCGGGAAGTTCAAAGATACGGACGACATGAACGACCAGATCAAGACGCTAATCACCGATCCGGATATCAATCAGTCGAATACGAGCATCGTTCTCAACGCCGTCTCCGAGAACGAACAGTTCGAACTCGACACCGAGTGAGCAACGGGATACCGCCGGTATTCAACTCGACCCGAGATCGCGACGGTACCATTAGCCGGCGCGTCTGGCAATGACCACGGCGATCGAACGTTCCGCAAGCTATTAATAGAGCGATGTGGCGGTAGCTACCAATGGGCCAATCCCTCGCAGTCGACACCGACGAGGTGCACGAGCGGATCGTCACCGGCGTCGCGACGCTCGAGGACGCCGATCCACTGTCGTTACCACCGTTGTTCGAGGCGGTCGATCCCGATGCGCTCGCAGCGATCTTTGCGACGACGGAATCCGGCGAGCGTCGATCCGGTCGAATCGGATTTTCGTACGCCGACCACGAGATAACGGTCGAGTTCGATCAGCGCGGCGATCCCGTCGTGACGATCGACTGAGCGCGGCGCGGGAGTCCCCGCGAGTAGTCACTCTCTGGGATCGATCCGGCCGCTGATCGATAGCCGGCAGTGGGAGACCGCCGAGCCGTGAACGCGCGTTGCAATTCGATCCCGTTCGAAAGAAGACTGATAGGGGACCGGCCGGTACGTGGCGGTAATGGCACGACTCAACCGGCTCAGGGTCTATCCGGTGAAGGGGCTCGACGGCATCGATCTCGAGGCGGCCGACGTCCTCGAGGGCGGAACGCTGGCCCACGACAGGGAGTTCGCGCTGTTCGATCCCGACGGCGATGTTTTCAACGGCAAGCGGACGGATCGAGTGCACGCGCTCGATACCGAGTACGATCCCGTGACGGGCACGCTCGCGGTCGAGACGCCCGACGGCGAGGAACGGCAGTTCGATCTCGAGGCCGACCGTGAGACCGCCGAATCCTGGTTCAGCGAGTTCTTCGACGCGGAGCTCTCGCTCGAGCGGGACACGTCGCTGGGGTTCGTCGATCGGCGTGAGATGGGGCCGTCAGTCGTCAGTACGGCGACGCTCGAGACGGTCGCGTCCTGGTTCGACGAAATGAGCGTCGAGAGCGCTCGGCGGCGAATCCGGGCGAACATCGAGGTGTCAGGCGTCGACCCGTTCTGGGAGGATCGGTTTGTCGGCGCGGACGCGCCGGCGTTCGAGATCGGTGACGTTCGGTTCGAGGGGGTGACGCCCTGTGGACGGTGTGTCGTCCCGCAGCGGGATCCCGATACCGGGGAGCCGATCGCGGAGTTTCAGTCGCAGTTCGTTCGAAAGCGGGAGGAAACGTTCCCCGAGTGGGCGGACGCCGACGCGTTCGACCACTACTACTCGCTGATGATCATCACGCGCGTTCTCGAGGCCGATCGCGGCGAGACGCTCCGCGTCGGCGACCCGGTCGAAATCGAGTCGGCGGCTCAGTGATCGATTCCGGGCCGCTGGAACGTCGTCTCTGCGTCCCCTCGGTGCTCGGTCGAACCGTCCAGCGCGTCCTCGAGTTCCGGCGCGGCCAGCACGCCGTTTCGCTCGGGGCCGTCCGGTCGGCGGAAGTAGTAGGTCTCGGCACAGCCGGCGACCAATTCGGAGAGCGGTCGGTCCTCGTCGTGGACGACCGAGACGAGATCACCCGTCACCGCGACCAGCGCCGCGTCGTCGGGTTTGTAGAGCGCGTCTCGGAGTTCGCTGACAGTGCTATCGGCCGGCAGTTCGAGGGTAACGCCGTCGACGGTCGCCCATCGCGTCTCCATACCCGATCGTTCGGGCGTGACGTTCTATACGATTGTGCCCGCAGACACAGGCCGATCGCGGCGTCCCGGTCGATGACAGCGCTCGCTCGTGCCGATCGGTCGGATCGCCGGCATGCGGTCGGAGCCCCCAGCAGGGCCAGTGCGATAAAGTAGACGCAGTTGGAGAACCGAAACGTGATGGGTGATCGAACGGGGGACGAGATCGAGATGCTCGAGTACGTCACACGCTCACCGACCCGAGTACGGATCCTCGAGACGCTGGCAGCGGAGGGTGACGTTTCGAGAGACGCGTTGCGAACGGTTGTCGACGTCGTGCGAACGACGCTCCAACGGAATTTAGACGGGTTGGCGGAGCGGGGGCTGCTCCGCGAACGGGACCGACGATACGAGCTCACGTCGGCCGGTGCCCTCGTGGCGACGGCAGTGACGACGGCCGTCGACCGGGTCGGAGCGGCGATTCGGTTGCGGCCGGTGCTCGAGCGAATTCCGGCGACCGAACTCGGGTTCGATCTCGAGCGGCTGGTCGACGCGACGGTCGTCGAGTCCACTACGGCGAACCCCTACGCTCCGGTCGAGCGTCACGCGGCGAGCCTGGCCGACGCGGCACACGTCAGAGCGATACTGCCCGCGACGGGGGCGAACCCGCTCGAGACGTCACGGGAGGCCATCGAATCGGGGGCCGTGTTCGAGTTGCTGGTCACGGAGTCGGTTGCCGAGACGCTGCGGACGGACCCAGCGATCGCGGACACCTTCGCGGCGATGGTCGATGCGGAGTCGCTTTCCGTCTCGATCGTCGAGGACGAGATCCCGTTCTATCTGGGGGTCGTCGACGACGCCGTCCAGATCGGTGTCCACGACGAGAGCGGACTGCCGACGGCGCTCTTGGAGTCGACCGACGCGCGAGTCAGAGAGTGGGCGATCGGTCGGTTCGAGACCCTCGCGGAGCGAGCGACCGAGATGGATATCGACGAGTAGCCGCCGGCGGCGAGTATCGGCGACGGATAGCAGTCGGTGGCGGACCGATCGCGGCGCGTGCACGCCGTGCACGCGGTGTACGGAATACACTGATACCGTTTCGTCCCGACGACTACGATGCGGTAGGTGGAGATCCTCGAACGCCGCAGACGGCCACCGGATGGGGGAGGCAGGCCGACGGATACGGCTGGCCGGTGCGACGCCGATCTCCGGTTCCGACCCGCCCCGGAACCGCCTTTCGTTCTCAGCAGTCGTCGGTGAATCGGTCGTTCGTTCCGAGCCGAACCGAGAGCGCATCAGCCGCGAGTCCGCCTCGAGGCGGCGATCGGATCAGGAAACGCTTAGGGCATCGCGTCCGGTATCCCGAGTGTGAGCGAAAATCGCGTCGTTCAGGGGAGAATGGTGACGGCCGAAAAACTCGCGGAGCTCGTCGAGGGCGACTCCGTGATGGAAGTCGATTCGATCGAGGAGGCCGACGAGGAGTGCCCGGAGTGCGGCGGGAACGTACTGAAGGTCGTCTACATGCCGTCGGTCACCGAACTCGTCACCGGCTGGAAGTGCCAAGACTGCGACTGGAGCGAATCTGATCGCGATTGAGCCGACCACGCCGAGTATCGACGGCCGAACGAT containing:
- a CDS encoding UbiA family prenyltransferase; the encoded protein is MAGGVRSGTDGDGDSGALEETDRDTGGRAIAGAYAELVRLPNLFTAPPDVLLGAALVAAAGHEPLPVTVAGLAASSVLLYAAGTTLNDAFDAPVDARERPERPIPSGRVSRPTAFGLGFALLVLAVGIAFAVAGGPAAVAAGLVAVAIVAYDGLLKGTAAGFLAMGTTRGLNVVLGTTAAGGVVLGAPVRLLAVPAVVTGYIAAVTFIAARETEGGNRGAVAVAALGAGAAALAVGWVLVAVGPAALETVAAIAFAAAFCWWVGRPLRAAYADPVPSTVGPAVGACVLGLVLLDAAFAAVVGIQWGIAAAVFLVPAVGLARVFDVT
- a CDS encoding sugar phosphate isomerase/epimerase family protein; this translates as MQFGFSTNAFREYQLEDAIEAIADAGYDGVELLLDEPHLYPPDCTDDERERVEKVLERNDIAVSNGNAFMLTAIEGFHHPSYIEPDEEYRRKRIDYTLAALETAADLGLPYISIEPGGPIPEGKSREWAMDTFVDSLEELIPTAEDLDVDLLVEPEPDLLIETADEFLALLERVDSPRVRCNFDAGHFYCVGEDPAELVEPLWDHTSHYHLEDIPADRTHEHTRLGDGAMDIDAFLGELETRGYDGFVTVELYPYEETPIETAREAMDYLEERGWA
- a CDS encoding TatD family hydrolase; protein product: MRIIDPHMHMVSRSADDYRRARRAGIECCIEPAFWSGQDKRNAGSFFDYFEQIIEHETDRADRAAGMDHYVTIGLEPKEANYRDMAEAVVDRIPEYLDRDPVVGVGEIGFDQVTDDEEWAFRRQLEIAEERELPVIIHTPHTDKPSGTERIVEIIEEMGVTQERIIIDHNTENTIDISTRTDCWIGFTLYPGKIETESAIDLLEEYGTDNMIFNSAADWDPSDPLAVPKARDTMLDRGWDREEVRKVVFENPYEFFDQSPNFDYEA
- a CDS encoding inositol-3-phosphate synthase, which translates into the protein MSQGTESADDERTGVWLVGARGNVATMSIVGARAISQGLTDTTGMVTERDPVSSLDLPPVEGLVFGGHDIESESLVARAERQRDRNGVPDADTLESVQDDLAAIDERIEVGTAVNCGAAVSEESERLDESLSIRDVVDQIRDDYETFRDTHDLDRLVVVNVASTEPELAEPERYDTRDALERAIDDDDRDLPASVLYAYAAIVDDHPFVNFTPSTGNALGGVRELAAENGVPHMGRDAKTGETLVKSALAPMFAGRNLHVMSWEGHNILGNEDGLVLEDEANAAGKLASKGDVLDSILPDIGHNRVRIDYTPSLADWKTAWDYIHFEGFLETEMKMQFTWEGSDSALAAPLVLDLVRLVAHADEHDDGGLQPHLASFFKAPIGVDEHDFSRQLDRLYDYAERHR
- a CDS encoding alkaline phosphatase family protein, with the protein product MTESPSTETTDTAGRAIVLDVVGLQPHHIDAERTPTLESHFPTESVTDLRPPFPAVTVPAQTTLATGRGPGEHGDVSSGEYDRERDAAEFWERDRNGRDRIWETASDEAGLTTGVLNFQHLIGTSADVAVTPSPIEDENNDILEMNCWTNPDGFYDDLREELGHFPLHNYWGPGANEEGSRWILAAAREAIDRFDPDLLWIYVPHLDYVGQSDGPESDAFQEELAVVDDLLAAFLDDLAETDRWEETVLTLVSEYGFHDVDRPVFPNRALREADLLETDGDGDVDVAASDAFAMVDHQIAHVYADDGSTDAARDTLAGLEGVDAVLDESSKAERGIDHPNAGEFVLVADPDSWFQYYWWTDRANAPPYATEMDIHAKPGFDPCELFFGDEGLVSLDASKVSGSHGRVDESAFGTFGLGGPAAPALEGDEPVDATDVTPTLVDLLGLEGALSTDIAGSSIRPDRE
- a CDS encoding zinc ribbon domain-containing protein, whose amino-acid sequence is MTLIFVGAILSLCLLPSVCFLGFWYGLVRMQRSSLIARTSDRAGHTDPAVTWGDVIDAYADPQKRLFGPPSDSQTPATRADQCSACAADNDSVASFCQNCFRKLE
- the lrp gene encoding HTH-type transcriptional regulator Lrp — translated: MTYEHLDSDLVNELLDDGRASLRSLAEELDVSVTTVSNHLSDLEDEGVIEGYTPKIDYDAVGYDVTAVMQLKAEGNALPEITETLKDHRQMISVYEVTGDYDVIAIGKFKDTDDMNDQIKTLITDPDINQSNTSIVLNAVSENEQFELDTE
- a CDS encoding HalOD1 output domain-containing protein, encoding MGQSLAVDTDEVHERIVTGVATLEDADPLSLPPLFEAVDPDALAAIFATTESGERRSGRIGFSYADHEITVEFDQRGDPVVTID
- a CDS encoding MOSC domain-containing protein — protein: MARLNRLRVYPVKGLDGIDLEAADVLEGGTLAHDREFALFDPDGDVFNGKRTDRVHALDTEYDPVTGTLAVETPDGEERQFDLEADRETAESWFSEFFDAELSLERDTSLGFVDRREMGPSVVSTATLETVASWFDEMSVESARRRIRANIEVSGVDPFWEDRFVGADAPAFEIGDVRFEGVTPCGRCVVPQRDPDTGEPIAEFQSQFVRKREETFPEWADADAFDHYYSLMIITRVLEADRGETLRVGDPVEIESAAQ
- a CDS encoding helix-turn-helix transcriptional regulator, with the translated sequence MGDRTGDEIEMLEYVTRSPTRVRILETLAAEGDVSRDALRTVVDVVRTTLQRNLDGLAERGLLRERDRRYELTSAGALVATAVTTAVDRVGAAIRLRPVLERIPATELGFDLERLVDATVVESTTANPYAPVERHAASLADAAHVRAILPATGANPLETSREAIESGAVFELLVTESVAETLRTDPAIADTFAAMVDAESLSVSIVEDEIPFYLGVVDDAVQIGVHDESGLPTALLESTDARVREWAIGRFETLAERATEMDIDE
- a CDS encoding DUF5795 family protein; the protein is MSENRVVQGRMVTAEKLAELVEGDSVMEVDSIEEADEECPECGGNVLKVVYMPSVTELVTGWKCQDCDWSESDRD